Proteins encoded within one genomic window of Humulus lupulus chromosome 1, drHumLupu1.1, whole genome shotgun sequence:
- the LOC133811341 gene encoding salicylic acid-binding protein 2-like, with protein MGESKHFVLVHGACHGAWSWYKVKPLLEAAGHRVTTVDMAASGINMKSIKDVHSMLDYSQPLLEVVASLDPEEKVVLVGHSLGGLNIAMAMENFPEKITVAVFLTALMPDTVNQPSYVVDQFRERTPPGAWLDTQFGSFETPKGPLTSIIFGPNSISTRLYQLSPKEDHELAMALTRPGSLFIEDLCKAKKLSEKSYGSVPRVYAICDQDMTITLEFQQWMIQNGGVSDVVEIQGADHMPMNSKPKETCDALVKIASKFA; from the exons ATGGGAGAAAGCAAGCACTTCGTTCTGGTTCATGGGGCGTGCCATGGGGCTTGGAGCTGGTACAAGGTGAAGCCGCTGCTGGAGGCGGCCGGCCACCGCGTGACGACGGTTGACATGGCGGCGTCCGGCATCAACATGAAGAGTATTAAAGATGTGCACTCAATGTTGGACTATTCTCAGCCACTGTTGGAGGTAGTGGCGTCTCTTGATCCGGAAGAGAAGGTGGTCCTCGTCGGCCATAGCCTTGGAGGCCTCAACATAGCCATGGCTATGGAGAACTTTCCTGAAAAAATCACCGTCGCCGTTTTCTTGACGGCGTTAATGCCGGACACCGTTAATCAACCATCGTATGTTGTAGATCAG TTTCGGGAGAGGACTCCACCAGGTGCATGGCTAGACACACAGTTTGGGTCATTTGAGACACCTAAAGGACCACTAACATCCATAATTTTTGGTCCAAATTCCATTTCCACCAGGCTCTATCAACtcagcccaaaagag gatcATGAATTGGCTATGGCCTTGACAAGGCCTGGGTCATTGTTCATTGAAGACTTGTGCAAAGCAAAGAAGCTATCTGAAAAGTCATATGGGTCAGTTCCTCGAGTTTATGCCATTTGTGACCAAGACATGACAATAACATTGGAATTTCAGCAATGGATGATCCAAAACGGTGGCGTTTCGGACGTCGTTGAGATTCAAGGCGCGGATCATATGCCAATGAATTCCAAGCCAAAAGAAACTTGTGATGCTTTGGTAAAGATTGCATCTAAATTTGCTTAG